One region of uncultured Sulfurimonas sp. genomic DNA includes:
- the dapA gene encoding 4-hydroxy-tetrahydrodipicolinate synthase gives MNIVTGSSTALITPFKNGKLDEQSYAKLIQRQINNGMDAVCPVGTTGESATLTSDEDIRCMEIAVEVCKGTKTKVLAGAGSNSTAEAIITAKRALSCGVDAIFSVSPYYNKPSQEGLYQHYKAIADSVSELPFMLYNVPGRTGVDVSADTTIRLFNDCKNIYGVKEATGSLERTVELLSRCPELKVFSGDDAIDYPILANGGAGITSVTSNLMPDLKSELVRLALAGDFAGAKAINDKLYPLNSVMFCESNPVPIKAAMYIAGLIETLEYRLPLVPPSLENMKKIEEVMKNYDIKGL, from the coding sequence ATGAATATAGTAACAGGTTCTTCCACAGCATTAATAACTCCATTTAAAAATGGTAAACTTGATGAACAATCATATGCGAAACTTATACAAAGACAGATAAATAACGGTATGGATGCAGTATGTCCGGTTGGAACTACTGGAGAGAGTGCAACTCTTACATCTGATGAAGATATAAGATGTATGGAAATTGCAGTTGAAGTGTGCAAGGGAACAAAAACAAAAGTACTTGCAGGAGCAGGAAGTAATTCAACTGCAGAAGCTATCATTACTGCTAAACGTGCTCTTAGCTGTGGTGTAGATGCTATATTTTCTGTTAGTCCATACTACAACAAACCATCTCAAGAAGGTCTCTATCAACACTACAAAGCTATAGCTGATAGTGTAAGTGAGCTTCCATTTATGCTTTACAATGTACCTGGTCGTACTGGTGTTGATGTATCTGCTGATACAACTATCCGTCTATTTAATGATTGTAAAAATATCTATGGAGTTAAAGAAGCTACAGGTTCATTAGAGCGTACAGTAGAGCTTCTCTCTCGTTGTCCAGAGCTTAAAGTATTTTCAGGTGACGATGCTATTGACTACCCTATTTTAGCAAATGGCGGAGCTGGTATCACTTCTGTTACTTCAAACTTGATGCCAGACTTAAAGTCTGAATTAGTAAGATTAGCACTAGCTGGAGACTTTGCAGGTGCTAAAGCCATAAATGACAAGCTTTATCCACTAAATTCAGTAATGTTTTGTGAATCAAACCCTGTACCTATAAAAGCAGCTATGTATATAGCAGGTCTTATAGAGACTTTGGAATATCGTCTTCCTCTTGT